The Flavobacterium marginilacus genome window below encodes:
- the metF gene encoding methylenetetrahydrofolate reductase [NAD(P)H]: MKVTEHIEKAKGETLFSFEIIPPQKGKSIQELYDNIDPLMEFKPPFIDVTTSREEYIYIDKGNGLLDKKLTRMRPGTLGICASIKHKYQVDTVPHLLCGGFTKEETEYMLVDCHYLGINNVMALRGDAMKDEQSFVPKEGGNNFAVDLVTQINQLNCGKYLHDVMDIDNKADFCIGVAGYPEKHLESPSLQTDLKRLKEKVDAGADYVVTQMFFDNSKYFEFVKKAREMGITVPIIPGIKPIAVQKHLQILPQIFRIDLPEDLINAVDNCKNNAEIRQVGIEWAIQQSIELKAAGVPVLHYYSMGKSENIRQIASQIF, from the coding sequence ATGAAAGTAACAGAACATATAGAAAAAGCCAAAGGAGAAACATTATTTTCTTTCGAAATTATACCGCCTCAAAAAGGGAAAAGCATTCAGGAACTGTATGACAATATCGATCCGCTGATGGAGTTCAAACCGCCATTTATTGATGTAACTACTTCCCGTGAGGAATATATTTACATTGACAAAGGAAATGGTCTGCTGGACAAAAAACTGACCAGAATGCGTCCGGGAACTTTGGGGATTTGCGCTTCTATTAAGCATAAATACCAAGTGGATACCGTGCCACATTTGCTTTGCGGAGGATTTACCAAAGAAGAAACTGAGTATATGCTGGTGGATTGTCATTACTTGGGGATCAACAACGTAATGGCGCTTCGCGGTGATGCAATGAAAGATGAACAGTCTTTTGTGCCAAAAGAGGGAGGAAATAATTTTGCAGTGGATTTAGTTACACAAATCAATCAGCTGAATTGCGGAAAATATCTGCATGATGTTATGGATATCGATAACAAAGCAGATTTTTGCATTGGTGTGGCAGGCTATCCGGAGAAACATTTAGAATCCCCTTCTTTGCAGACTGATTTGAAAAGATTAAAAGAAAAAGTAGATGCAGGTGCCGATTATGTGGTGACACAAATGTTTTTTGACAATTCTAAATATTTCGAATTTGTAAAAAAAGCAAGAGAAATGGGAATTACAGTTCCAATCATTCCAGGAATCAAGCCTATTGCGGTACAAAAACATCTGCAGATTTTACCTCAGATTTTCAGAATAGATTTGCCGGAAGATTTGATAAATGCTGTTGATAATTGTAAAAACAATGCTGAAATCCGTCAAGTAGGAATCGAATGGGCTATTCAGCAGTCTATCGAACTGAAAGCGGCGGGAGTTCCTGTTCTGCATTATTATTCAATGGGGAAATCAGAAAACATCAGACAGATAGCGAGCCAGATTTTTTAA
- a CDS encoding alpha/beta hydrolase, whose protein sequence is MKTMLKLYICLFFLTICCKGSAQENGLKIFLWENGAPGFENRKNEPEQAKDWWVRNIHNPSITAYFPEKPNGMAVLICPGGGHENLVFNSEGKDAAAYFTSIGVTAFVLKYRLAREAGSPYKLEIHVKQDVERAMRLIRSKAVEFKIDPNRIGVMGFSAGGEVAAMVAYNSKNTLENGSDAVDKQDAQPNFQILIYPGPLFIPKEIKSDAPPAFLCAANDDLCCSSPIVELLNGYRKANVSVEMHLYSKGGHAFNMGKRAKTNALKTWPQRLTDWFEDNNYFLKQ, encoded by the coding sequence ATGAAAACAATGCTGAAACTATATATCTGTTTATTTTTTTTAACTATTTGCTGTAAAGGTTCTGCTCAGGAAAATGGTTTGAAAATTTTTCTATGGGAAAATGGTGCTCCGGGTTTTGAAAATCGTAAAAATGAGCCAGAACAAGCCAAAGACTGGTGGGTAAGAAACATTCATAATCCATCGATAACGGCTTATTTTCCAGAAAAACCAAATGGTATGGCTGTTCTCATTTGCCCAGGTGGAGGTCATGAAAATTTGGTTTTTAACTCCGAAGGGAAAGATGCAGCGGCGTATTTTACTAGTATTGGCGTAACTGCTTTTGTCCTTAAATACCGTTTAGCAAGAGAAGCTGGATCTCCTTATAAATTGGAAATTCATGTCAAGCAGGATGTAGAAAGAGCGATGCGTTTGATAAGAAGCAAAGCGGTCGAATTTAAAATTGATCCAAACAGAATAGGCGTAATGGGATTTTCTGCCGGAGGAGAAGTAGCAGCCATGGTCGCTTATAATTCTAAAAATACATTAGAAAATGGTTCAGACGCTGTCGATAAACAAGATGCACAGCCTAATTTTCAAATATTGATATATCCCGGTCCATTATTTATTCCTAAAGAAATCAAGTCCGATGCTCCTCCTGCATTTTTATGTGCAGCAAATGATGATCTCTGCTGTTCTTCGCCTATTGTAGAACTGCTGAATGGGTACCGCAAAGCAAATGTTTCAGTAGAAATGCATTTGTATTCCAAAGGCGGACATGCTTTTAATATGGGCAAAAGAGCGAAAACCAATGCGTTGAAAACATGGCCGCAGCGATTAACAGATTGGTTTGAGGATAATAATTATTTTTTGAAGCAGTAA
- a CDS encoding T9SS type B sorting domain-containing protein gives MNFKYLITLLISVFLFPQLHAQLCTGSLGDPVVKLDFGSGTSIHGSALGTGITSYTYTTANFPSDGSYTVESTTNTPGTWWTTTDHTGGGYMMVVNASFSTTDYFYKNTVSGLCAGTTYEFAAWIMNLLRSQDNSPPNITFTIESADGTILGTYNTGNIGLSSSAVWKQYGFFFTTPSGVDTVVIRMRNNKAGAAPGNDIALDDITFRACGPTVTSEIVDQSVTNLDVCEGESKSITLSGSVSSSAYTTVGYQWQNSTDGGITWADIPGANNAAYTFVSGAVGTYKYRLATADSSNISSTNCRVFSNEITINVKSGPISPTVETIQPNCDVPSGTITVTAPAGLLYSVDGVNYQSSMTFSGLAGGDYKVTAKSSSCVSSPVAAHINLKAVSSAVPAIDIIQPVICNNPFGTITVTSLDAEYSFDDGLTWQTSNVKTGFLPGEYLVKTRNSSLCEKTAITATILVPPGYPPTPTVSVTQPDCSTSTGTIIVSDNAASYSFDGGQNWTASPSKTGLVPNIYPVLIKNTIGCISLVANEVEIKAFVNTEPLPTAATQTFCVQQNAAIGDIAISGTNVKWYDAVTNGNLLAGTTILQSKTYYASQTITTCESLRLPVVVNIQKTPVPAGDSVQNFCITQKPSIANLAVMGSSIIWYDQAAGGTVLPVTTNLVNGVTYYASQTVNGCESISRLAVSASIVVPSLAVNDTADFICDSAGDSSEQVDLMVYNSKIASCSSCTFTYFTSLSGAENQSAADQITASANYNLASGTSIVYVRIDSNDKCYQIGRLTLTLVNEPVISIPDSIPVCENYDITINAGTGFDSYLWSTLETTPSIKISNAGAYSVTVTQNHGNTVCSAVKNFMVVLSNVAVVTTETQDWTDTENVIAVYVSSSSVGNYEYSLDGITYQDSNTFSGLLSGDYMVYVRDKNGCGITSQEVYILNYPKFFTPNGDGYNDSWAIRFSASEPKLMVKIFDRYGKFIKELNAASAWDGTYNGHELPSTDYWFVVTRANGKVYKGHFAMKR, from the coding sequence TTGAATTTCAAATACCTTATTACACTGCTGATTAGCGTTTTTTTATTCCCTCAATTGCATGCTCAGTTATGTACAGGCAGTTTGGGTGACCCTGTTGTTAAATTAGATTTTGGTTCAGGAACGTCGATTCACGGAAGTGCATTAGGGACAGGGATTACGAGTTATACTTATACTACAGCAAATTTTCCAAGCGATGGTTCCTATACCGTCGAAAGTACTACAAATACGCCCGGAACTTGGTGGACAACCACAGATCATACAGGCGGAGGGTACATGATGGTGGTTAATGCCAGTTTTTCGACTACTGATTATTTTTATAAAAATACGGTTTCGGGTTTGTGCGCAGGCACTACTTATGAGTTTGCCGCCTGGATTATGAATCTTTTGAGAAGCCAGGATAATAGTCCGCCTAATATCACTTTTACAATTGAATCAGCTGACGGAACAATTTTAGGTACATATAATACAGGTAATATTGGGCTGTCAAGCAGTGCTGTATGGAAACAATACGGATTTTTTTTTACGACTCCTTCGGGTGTTGATACTGTTGTGATCCGAATGCGGAATAACAAAGCGGGTGCTGCTCCGGGGAATGATATTGCTTTGGATGATATTACTTTCAGAGCCTGCGGGCCTACTGTAACTTCGGAAATTGTTGATCAGTCGGTAACTAATTTAGATGTATGTGAGGGTGAATCAAAATCGATAACACTTAGTGGTTCTGTCTCATCTTCTGCTTATACAACGGTTGGTTATCAATGGCAGAACAGTACTGACGGAGGAATAACATGGGCTGATATTCCGGGAGCAAATAATGCTGCTTATACTTTTGTCTCAGGTGCTGTGGGTACTTATAAATACCGGTTGGCAACTGCAGACAGTTCGAATATCAGCTCGACTAACTGCCGTGTTTTTTCTAACGAAATAACGATTAATGTAAAATCAGGACCGATATCGCCCACTGTAGAAACAATACAGCCCAATTGTGATGTGCCTTCGGGAACGATTACTGTAACAGCACCAGCAGGACTTTTGTATAGTGTGGATGGTGTAAATTATCAGTCATCGATGACTTTTTCAGGTTTGGCTGGCGGTGATTATAAGGTTACTGCAAAAAGTTCCAGCTGTGTTTCGAGTCCCGTTGCGGCTCATATTAATTTGAAAGCTGTTTCTAGTGCTGTCCCTGCGATAGATATTATTCAGCCTGTAATTTGTAACAACCCTTTTGGTACGATCACAGTTACCAGTTTGGATGCTGAGTATAGTTTTGATGATGGATTAACTTGGCAGACCAGTAATGTAAAGACAGGATTTCTTCCTGGCGAATATTTGGTCAAAACTCGAAATAGCAGTTTATGTGAAAAAACGGCAATCACCGCCACGATTCTTGTTCCGCCAGGATATCCGCCAACACCGACAGTGAGCGTTACACAGCCAGATTGCAGTACATCAACAGGAACTATAATTGTTTCAGATAATGCAGCTTCATATAGTTTTGACGGAGGACAGAACTGGACTGCAAGCCCTAGTAAAACGGGTTTAGTCCCAAATATTTATCCAGTTTTGATAAAAAACACAATTGGATGTATTTCGCTAGTGGCAAATGAAGTCGAAATCAAAGCTTTTGTAAATACCGAACCGCTTCCAACAGCAGCTACACAGACTTTTTGTGTACAGCAAAATGCAGCTATTGGCGACATTGCTATATCCGGAACAAATGTTAAATGGTACGATGCTGTTACCAATGGAAATTTGCTGGCTGGTACAACAATACTGCAGAGTAAAACATATTATGCATCTCAGACAATAACGACATGCGAAAGCTTACGTCTTCCTGTAGTAGTGAACATTCAAAAAACTCCAGTTCCAGCGGGAGATTCAGTGCAGAATTTTTGTATCACACAAAAACCATCAATTGCTAATTTAGCAGTTATGGGCTCATCAATAATCTGGTATGATCAGGCAGCAGGCGGAACAGTTCTGCCAGTTACTACAAATTTAGTAAATGGAGTAACCTATTATGCAAGCCAAACGGTTAACGGCTGTGAAAGCATCAGCAGGCTGGCAGTTTCGGCATCGATAGTTGTTCCAAGTCTGGCTGTAAATGATACTGCAGATTTTATTTGTGATAGCGCAGGCGACAGTTCGGAACAAGTAGACTTAATGGTTTATAATTCAAAAATAGCTTCTTGCAGCAGCTGTACTTTTACGTATTTTACATCATTGTCCGGAGCAGAAAATCAATCTGCAGCCGATCAGATTACTGCTTCTGCAAATTATAATCTGGCATCTGGGACTTCAATAGTGTATGTCCGAATTGATTCTAATGATAAATGTTATCAAATTGGCAGGCTGACTCTGACACTCGTGAATGAGCCAGTTATTTCAATACCCGACAGTATTCCTGTCTGCGAAAATTATGATATTACTATAAATGCAGGTACTGGTTTTGACAGTTATTTGTGGTCAACTTTGGAAACTACTCCTTCTATAAAGATTTCAAATGCGGGAGCTTATTCGGTGACAGTAACTCAGAATCATGGGAATACAGTTTGTTCCGCAGTTAAGAATTTTATGGTAGTGTTATCTAATGTGGCTGTAGTAACTACCGAAACCCAAGATTGGACAGATACCGAAAATGTTATTGCTGTGTATGTTTCCAGTTCAAGCGTAGGGAACTACGAATATTCGCTGGACGGAATTACGTATCAGGACAGTAATACTTTTTCGGGATTATTAAGCGGAGATTATATGGTTTATGTCCGAGACAAAAATGGATGCGGCATAACCAGTCAGGAAGTTTATATTTTGAATTATCCAAAATTTTTCACGCCTAATGGAGATGGATATAATGACAGCTGGGCAATACGGTTTTCAGCATCTGAGCCCAAACTCATGGTCAAAATATTTGACAGATATGGTAAATTTATTAAAGAACTAAATGCTGCTTCCGCTTGGGACGGTACATATAATGGGCACGAACTGCCTTCTACTGATTATTGGTTTGTTGTAACGAGAGCTAATGGAAAGGTATATAAGGGGCATTTTGCCATGAAAAGATAA
- a CDS encoding pyridoxal phosphate-dependent decarboxylase family protein, producing MNPALQKDLQDIENILEQVKQHGIDFLNSIDTVPASTQNTIDTTGNLNDSGIGSLAALEVFKKRLAPLMVSQAGPRYWGFVTGGATPASIAGDWLTTIYDPNAQAVKAQGGVSALVEFETINFLLQLLGLPKSFLGGFVTGATMSNFTSLAVARQWLGKQLGHDFAKEGVTVPLNILTATPHSSSIKCLAMLGIGSQNFTKIKTIEGNREAIDVSDLEQNIKNLKGQPFILISSAATVNTADFDDFTAISKLKEEYNFWWHIDAAFGGFAACSPKYQHLVYGWENADSITIDCHKWLNVPYESAFYLIKEQHKNLQVETFQNSNAPYLGDPLENFNYLNFLPENSRRLKALPVWFSLVAYGKQGFQDIVENSIEMAQQFDAFISQSQNFELLAPTRLNNVCFSLAGDHNQEKVNLFLTHLNDKGKVFMTPTVYQNRKGIRASFVNWRTTELDVKIAIESLKETILEMDFSR from the coding sequence ATGAATCCGGCCTTACAGAAAGATTTACAAGATATTGAGAATATCCTTGAACAGGTAAAACAGCATGGAATTGATTTTTTGAATTCTATTGATACTGTTCCAGCTTCCACCCAAAATACTATTGATACGACTGGTAATTTAAATGATTCCGGAATTGGATCATTGGCTGCACTGGAAGTATTCAAAAAGCGTTTAGCTCCCTTGATGGTTTCGCAGGCAGGACCTCGGTATTGGGGTTTTGTTACTGGAGGGGCAACTCCAGCTTCGATTGCGGGTGATTGGTTAACGACTATTTACGATCCAAATGCACAGGCGGTAAAAGCTCAGGGAGGTGTTTCGGCTTTGGTAGAATTTGAAACTATTAATTTTTTGCTGCAGTTATTGGGGCTGCCAAAATCATTTTTGGGCGGATTTGTAACTGGCGCTACAATGTCAAATTTCACTTCTTTGGCGGTAGCCCGACAATGGCTTGGAAAGCAATTAGGGCATGATTTTGCAAAAGAAGGGGTTACAGTTCCTCTAAATATTCTTACCGCTACACCGCATTCTTCTTCGATAAAATGTTTGGCCATGCTGGGAATCGGAAGCCAGAATTTCACCAAAATAAAAACAATTGAAGGCAATCGGGAAGCCATTGATGTTTCTGATTTAGAACAGAATATAAAAAACTTAAAAGGGCAGCCTTTTATTCTAATATCAAGTGCAGCAACAGTAAATACAGCCGATTTTGATGATTTCACTGCGATTTCAAAACTCAAAGAGGAATATAATTTTTGGTGGCATATAGATGCTGCTTTTGGCGGTTTTGCTGCCTGTTCTCCCAAGTATCAGCACTTGGTATACGGCTGGGAAAATGCAGACAGCATCACGATCGATTGTCATAAATGGCTGAATGTTCCTTACGAAAGTGCTTTTTATCTGATAAAAGAGCAGCATAAAAACCTTCAGGTAGAAACGTTTCAAAACTCAAATGCACCTTATTTGGGTGATCCTTTGGAGAATTTCAATTACCTGAATTTCCTTCCTGAGAATTCCCGACGTTTAAAAGCGCTGCCGGTTTGGTTTTCGCTTGTAGCGTATGGAAAACAGGGATTTCAGGATATAGTAGAAAACAGTATCGAGATGGCACAACAGTTTGATGCTTTCATATCACAAAGTCAAAATTTCGAATTATTGGCACCAACCCGTCTGAATAATGTTTGTTTTTCTTTGGCGGGAGACCACAATCAGGAAAAAGTAAATTTGTTTTTAACGCATCTTAATGATAAAGGCAAAGTATTTATGACGCCTACAGTTTATCAGAATAGAAAAGGAATCCGCGCTTCGTTTGTGAATTGGAGAACGACAGAGTTAGATGTGAAGATTGCAATTGAGTCTTTAAAAGAAACAATTTTGGAGATGGATTTCAGTAGATAA
- the gldA gene encoding gliding motility-associated ABC transporter ATP-binding subunit GldA: MSIEVKNISKSYGAQKALDNISFSVKKGEIVGFLGPNGAGKSTLMKILTTYINADSGVALVNGFDVNTDEKSVQLSIGYLPEHNPLYLDLYVREYLAFNADVYKVEKSRIEEVIQLTGLQNESHKKIGQLSKGYRQRVGLANALLHNPDVLILDEPTTGLDPNQLAEIRNVIKNVGKDKTVFLSTHIMQEVEAICDRVIIIDKGQIAADKKLENLISADKEQVIEVEFDKKAEEDLIAEIPHLKSFKNTHGFSWELTFVSEKDMRPTVFDFAYDNGLKTLQLNQKNKNLEAVFREITK, encoded by the coding sequence ATGTCAATAGAAGTAAAAAACATTTCGAAAAGTTACGGTGCTCAAAAAGCATTGGACAATATTTCTTTTTCTGTAAAAAAAGGAGAAATTGTTGGTTTTCTGGGGCCAAATGGTGCCGGTAAATCAACTTTGATGAAAATTTTGACGACTTATATCAATGCTGATTCTGGTGTAGCACTCGTGAACGGATTTGATGTAAACACTGATGAAAAATCAGTACAGCTTTCTATTGGCTATCTGCCGGAACATAATCCGCTGTATCTGGATTTGTATGTGAGAGAATATCTGGCTTTCAATGCTGATGTATATAAGGTAGAAAAATCAAGAATTGAAGAAGTGATTCAGCTTACAGGTTTACAAAACGAAAGCCATAAAAAAATAGGACAATTATCCAAAGGTTACCGTCAGCGTGTGGGACTGGCCAATGCCTTACTGCATAATCCCGATGTTTTGATTCTGGACGAACCTACTACGGGACTGGATCCAAATCAATTGGCCGAAATCAGAAACGTAATTAAAAACGTTGGCAAAGACAAAACGGTTTTCCTTTCGACACATATTATGCAGGAAGTGGAAGCGATCTGCGACCGCGTAATTATTATTGACAAAGGACAAATTGCTGCCGATAAAAAACTGGAAAATTTAATCTCTGCCGATAAAGAACAAGTAATCGAAGTTGAATTTGACAAGAAAGCAGAAGAAGATCTTATTGCTGAGATTCCGCATTTAAAATCTTTCAAAAACACTCATGGGTTTTCTTGGGAACTGACTTTTGTTTCTGAAAAAGACATGCGCCCGACCGTTTTTGATTTCGCTTATGATAATGGATTGAAGACTTTACAATTGAACCAAAAAAATAAAAATCTAGAAGCTGTATTTAGAGAGATTACTAAATAA
- a CDS encoding outer membrane beta-barrel protein has product MKKMLLVIALAVVSFANAQKGTYFVSGNVSFWSSKDSNNSSESKTDRFGFSPRIGYQFKDNWTVGIESGFSSDKNVYTYQENAMNNQERISKNYSVGAFVRYSKSLSQMFLLYADLGAGYKNSKETNTNSFSNPVTFTNTFDGVYAGFAPGLFLNIKNNFGLNFGIGGLTYSNTKSDQNNGKNSNFYFNFGQSFNIGLSKNF; this is encoded by the coding sequence ATGAAAAAAATGCTACTTGTTATTGCTTTAGCTGTGGTAAGCTTTGCAAATGCTCAAAAAGGTACTTACTTTGTATCTGGAAATGTGAGCTTTTGGTCTAGTAAAGATTCTAATAATTCAAGTGAAAGTAAGACTGATAGATTCGGTTTTTCTCCGAGAATAGGATATCAGTTCAAGGATAATTGGACTGTCGGGATTGAATCTGGATTTTCATCTGATAAAAATGTATATACTTATCAAGAAAATGCAATGAATAATCAAGAAAGAATAAGTAAAAACTACTCAGTTGGAGCTTTTGTCAGATATTCAAAATCACTTAGTCAAATGTTTTTGCTGTATGCTGATTTAGGCGCAGGTTACAAGAACAGTAAAGAAACTAACACTAATTCTTTTTCTAATCCAGTTACTTTTACAAATACGTTTGATGGCGTTTATGCAGGTTTTGCACCCGGTTTATTTTTAAATATTAAAAACAATTTTGGATTAAATTTTGGTATTGGCGGATTAACATATTCAAACACAAAGAGTGATCAAAATAATGGAAAGAACAGTAATTTTTATTTCAATTTTGGACAGTCATTTAATATAGGACTTTCAAAAAATTTCTAG
- a CDS encoding IS110 family transposase, whose amino-acid sequence MENFKKMQVLNTNAAGIDVGSRSHFVAVGQEDNQIKEFNVYRSGLTELVVFLKTNQIKTIAMESTGSYWQSLFMLLQSEGFEVILVQGTQTKNLKAKTDVKDAQWIQKLHSLGLLRGSFLPCESTLQIRTLHRHGESLVEESVKYVNKMQKALRLMNFRLDVAISDIVGVSGIRIIKSILSGETSGEKLAENCDKPVKKSKEEIADALQGKINPELLHELSDCFDIYLFIQEKIKKNSLKINEVLQQQTQEIVLPENIEMVKKNRSRKKEIQLDVQSHCCKLFGVDLFAIECISEGTVASFLAEVGTDIYKFQTAKQFVSWLRLAPNNKISGGKILSSKTPKGKNKFALTLRNAANSIDRKKEGYLMLFFKRVAYKKGRGAAITATARKIAIIMWNMIVKRTHYSPVNTEEYIQEMKTKKILQINKMIKKYKIETNYLSVI is encoded by the coding sequence ATGGAAAATTTTAAAAAAATGCAAGTTTTAAATACAAATGCGGCAGGAATTGATGTTGGTTCCCGATCTCATTTTGTTGCAGTTGGACAAGAAGACAATCAAATTAAAGAGTTCAATGTTTATCGATCGGGACTAACTGAATTAGTTGTTTTTCTTAAAACGAATCAAATCAAAACCATTGCCATGGAATCCACTGGGAGTTATTGGCAATCTTTATTCATGCTATTACAAAGTGAAGGATTTGAAGTTATTTTGGTTCAAGGAACCCAAACAAAAAACTTGAAAGCAAAAACCGATGTAAAAGATGCTCAATGGATACAGAAATTGCATTCATTAGGATTATTGAGAGGATCTTTCCTTCCTTGCGAAAGTACTTTGCAAATTCGAACGTTACATCGACATGGCGAAAGTTTGGTGGAAGAAAGTGTTAAATATGTAAACAAAATGCAAAAAGCATTACGCTTAATGAATTTTCGATTAGATGTTGCTATAAGCGATATTGTAGGAGTTTCAGGCATTCGAATCATCAAATCTATTTTGTCTGGAGAAACATCTGGTGAAAAATTGGCTGAGAATTGCGACAAACCAGTAAAGAAAAGCAAGGAGGAAATAGCGGATGCTTTACAAGGAAAAATCAATCCTGAATTATTACATGAATTATCGGATTGTTTTGATATTTATCTTTTTATACAAGAAAAAATAAAGAAAAACAGCCTAAAGATAAATGAAGTTTTACAACAGCAGACACAAGAAATTGTCTTACCTGAGAATATCGAAATGGTAAAAAAGAACAGAAGTCGAAAAAAAGAAATACAACTGGATGTTCAATCTCATTGCTGCAAATTATTTGGTGTAGATTTATTTGCTATCGAATGCATTAGCGAAGGAACAGTTGCAAGTTTTTTGGCAGAAGTAGGAACTGATATTTACAAATTTCAAACAGCAAAACAATTTGTAAGCTGGCTTCGATTAGCTCCTAATAATAAAATTAGCGGAGGGAAAATATTGAGCAGTAAAACTCCTAAAGGCAAAAATAAATTTGCATTGACCTTAAGAAATGCAGCCAATTCAATTGACAGGAAAAAAGAGGGGTATTTGATGTTGTTTTTTAAAAGAGTTGCATACAAAAAAGGAAGAGGGGCTGCAATCACGGCAACAGCTCGAAAAATTGCCATCATAATGTGGAATATGATTGTGAAAAGAACGCATTATAGTCCTGTTAATACAGAAGAATATATTCAAGAAATGAAGACTAAAAAGATTTTACAAATAAATAAAATGATAAAAAAATACAAAATAGAAACTAATTATTTATCAGTGATTTAA
- a CDS encoding prephenate dehydratase, protein MKTKIAIQGIKGSFHHQVVKEYYDSKVSVDECMSFEELVASLLSGKSDQAVMAIENSIAGPIIPNYALIDKNNLHIIGEHYLSIHQNLMALKGQKIEDIHEVHSHPMALLQCMEFLKKYPNIKLVEDKDTAETARRIHEKQLKGIAAIASKTAAEMYDLQILAPEIQTINNNMTRFVIINRENHFVDENEINRASIKFELDHKRGSLAAVLNVMSDCKLNLTKIQSLPKIETPWKYSFFVDVTFDKYEDFAKAKSLLEIMAEYFKVLGEYKNTKP, encoded by the coding sequence ATGAAAACGAAAATTGCAATACAGGGAATTAAGGGATCTTTCCACCATCAAGTGGTTAAGGAATATTATGACAGTAAAGTAAGTGTTGATGAATGCATGTCTTTTGAAGAACTGGTAGCTAGTCTGTTATCTGGAAAATCAGATCAGGCGGTAATGGCTATTGAGAATTCTATTGCTGGACCGATAATTCCAAACTATGCATTGATTGATAAAAATAATCTACATATCATTGGTGAACATTATTTAAGCATTCATCAAAATTTAATGGCACTGAAAGGCCAGAAAATAGAAGATATTCACGAAGTACATTCACATCCTATGGCGTTGCTGCAGTGTATGGAGTTTTTGAAAAAATACCCAAACATAAAATTGGTTGAAGACAAAGATACTGCCGAAACAGCCAGAAGAATACATGAAAAACAGCTGAAAGGAATTGCAGCGATTGCCAGTAAAACTGCTGCTGAAATGTATGATTTGCAAATTCTGGCTCCTGAAATCCAAACGATAAATAATAATATGACCCGTTTTGTGATTATCAACAGAGAAAATCATTTTGTTGACGAAAATGAAATAAACAGAGCTTCGATAAAATTTGAACTGGATCATAAACGCGGCAGTTTAGCAGCAGTTTTGAATGTAATGAGTGACTGCAAACTGAATTTAACTAAAATTCAGTCGCTGCCAAAAATTGAAACGCCTTGGAAATATTCGTTTTTCGTTGATGTAACTTTTGATAAATACGAAGATTTTGCCAAAGCCAAATCGTTATTAGAAATTATGGCGGAGTATTTTAAAGTGTTAGGAGAATATAAAAATACCAAACCGTAA